One window from the genome of Erwinia pyri encodes:
- a CDS encoding LysR family transcriptional regulator — MKYSLEQLMMFEQVAKSGSFSSAARQMKKSQSSVNMAMSNLEIELNVTLFERTPRQVRLTSEGEVLREYVKTILERCHAFDRRVTAFNRAIESHVSLAIELPYVIIAPVLYEFSMTFPEVDIHIREPFWGDVGAMVKNGEVDLGIALSHSVESDKIQFAQLGKIVMVHVVSAGHPLAQQIPVSFADLHNWRHITFGLQEKKIATTEYLGSPMLWRVESYSAMLDAALAGLGWASLPREFVNRELRAGTLVELRQQEYPFTDWIVGVDLLWSKQAKAGKAQEWLRNRLVKHKIFEQDNAGNRTTL, encoded by the coding sequence TTGAAATATTCATTGGAACAACTTATGATGTTTGAGCAGGTAGCCAAGTCAGGATCATTTTCTTCTGCTGCGCGTCAAATGAAAAAATCCCAGTCGTCGGTAAATATGGCGATGAGCAATCTGGAAATCGAACTGAACGTTACGTTGTTTGAACGAACGCCAAGGCAGGTGCGACTGACATCAGAAGGGGAAGTTCTCCGGGAATATGTCAAAACAATACTGGAAAGATGCCATGCTTTCGATCGACGCGTGACGGCATTTAACCGGGCGATTGAGAGTCATGTCAGTCTTGCCATTGAACTTCCTTACGTCATCATTGCGCCGGTTCTATATGAATTCTCTATGACCTTTCCTGAAGTAGATATACATATCAGAGAGCCGTTTTGGGGCGATGTGGGGGCAATGGTCAAAAATGGAGAGGTGGATCTGGGTATTGCCCTCTCACACTCGGTTGAAAGCGATAAAATTCAGTTTGCTCAACTGGGTAAGATCGTCATGGTGCATGTTGTCAGCGCTGGCCATCCTCTTGCTCAACAAATCCCTGTTTCTTTTGCCGATCTGCACAACTGGCGACACATCACCTTTGGCTTACAGGAGAAAAAAATAGCCACAACAGAATATTTAGGCAGTCCTATGCTCTGGCGGGTAGAAAGCTATAGCGCCATGCTTGACGCGGCGCTTGCTGGTCTGGGATGGGCTTCGCTTCCGCGTGAATTTGTTAATCGTGAATTGCGCGCAGGGACGTTAGTTGAATTACGGCAGCAGGAGTATCCCTTCACGGACTGGATTGTTGGTGTTGATTTACTGTGGTCAAAACAAGCTAAAGCAGGAAAAGCTCAGGAATGGCTTCGCAACCGTTTAGTTAAGCATAAAATTTTTGAGCAGGATAACGCGGGTAACAGAACAACACTGTAG
- a CDS encoding glycoside hydrolase family 10 protein yields the protein MVATGVLLASCSSEPPKSLVTPLPPVAKQPLPQPSAQNQEPVRGVWLATVSRLDWPPVSSVNANRADIRISQQQKALTDKLDRLKSLGINAVFFQVKPDGTALWSSKILPWSDMLMGKIGEDPGYDPLKFMLDEAHKRGMKVHAWFNPYRVSVNTKPSTVTELNRTLSLHPASVFVLHRDWIRTAGERFVLDPGIPEARDWITSIVAEVVAHYPVDGVQFDDYFYAETPASALNDSLTFKKYGQGFDSKADWRRYNTQQLIEQVSRTIKQLKPNVEFGVSPAGVWRNLSHDPAGSDTRGAAAYDEAYADTRRWVQQGLLDYIAPQLYWPFSREAARYDVLAQWWADVVKPTNTRLYIGIALYKVGEPSKNEPAWTIQGGVPELKRQLDLNKSVPQINGTILFRENYLNQPQTQEAVSYLKSHWGS from the coding sequence CTTCCGAACCCCCTAAATCTCTGGTCACCCCGCTTCCCCCTGTGGCTAAACAACCTCTTCCACAGCCATCAGCGCAAAATCAGGAACCGGTGCGCGGCGTCTGGCTGGCGACCGTCTCCCGTCTGGACTGGCCGCCGGTATCGTCGGTGAATGCCAACCGTGCGGATATCCGCATCAGCCAACAGCAAAAAGCGCTAACGGATAAGCTGGACAGGCTTAAAAGTCTCGGTATCAATGCGGTGTTCTTCCAGGTGAAACCCGATGGTACGGCCCTGTGGTCATCAAAGATTTTGCCATGGTCAGATATGCTGATGGGGAAAATTGGTGAGGACCCGGGTTACGATCCGCTAAAGTTCATGCTGGATGAGGCGCATAAGCGTGGCATGAAGGTTCATGCCTGGTTTAATCCCTATCGCGTATCCGTCAACACCAAACCGTCAACCGTTACTGAACTCAATCGCACACTTTCGCTGCATCCGGCCAGCGTATTTGTACTGCATCGCGACTGGATCCGTACCGCAGGCGAGCGTTTTGTACTCGACCCTGGCATCCCGGAAGCACGAGACTGGATCACCAGTATCGTGGCTGAGGTGGTTGCGCACTACCCTGTGGACGGTGTGCAGTTTGATGATTATTTTTATGCCGAGACCCCTGCCTCCGCCCTGAATGACAGTCTGACCTTCAAAAAATATGGCCAGGGATTTGACTCAAAAGCGGACTGGCGACGGTACAACACTCAGCAGTTGATTGAACAGGTTTCGCGCACCATTAAACAGCTGAAACCCAATGTTGAATTCGGCGTCAGTCCTGCGGGCGTATGGCGCAACCTGTCGCATGACCCGGCAGGATCTGATACGCGGGGTGCGGCAGCTTATGATGAAGCCTATGCGGATACCCGACGCTGGGTACAGCAGGGTTTGCTTGATTATATTGCCCCACAGCTCTACTGGCCCTTCTCGCGTGAAGCGGCGCGTTATGATGTGCTGGCACAATGGTGGGCTGATGTGGTGAAACCTACAAACACCCGTCTCTACATTGGCATTGCCCTGTACAAAGTAGGCGAACCGTCAAAGAATGAGCCAGCCTGGACGATACAGGGCGGCGTACCGGAATTAAAAAGGCAGCTCGATTTGAATAAGTCTGTGCCGCAAATCAACGGCACCATTTTGTTCCGGGAGAACTATCTCAACCAGCCTCAAACCCAGGAAGCGGTTAGTTATTTAAAAAGCCACTGGGGAAGCTGA